AAAACACACGTGCggtcaaaaaacaaaaaaaacaaaagtgcatatttaacaaaaaaaaataactgcAGTCAAAGCAAGACAAAGTAATAACCTGCTGTGAAGTTTAGCTTCGCTTTATCATCTTTTGTTATTCTTTTCATGGAATGATTTGAAGacttaaaattacttatttGGGTTTCGTTTCATTGGcattatatataggaaaatgctTTTTGCAAGCGTGGGGGAGTCGCCGTGCAGTCGATGCCAACGTGGCAGGAATGAAACGATTTCGTTTCACTTCAAATTTGCATTGCGTTTTACacttcaatttctttctttcttcctttgcaTTTTACACTGagatttatttcattcttccctCTCCCGTCTTCGCTCTCGTGACTCACTCCATGAACGGAATGCTCTAAAGAGAGCGCCCCTTTTGATTCCCATCTTTAACCATTGCTACATTCCTTGCCACCCGTGTTTAGTCGGAAACCTGAATTTCTTCGTCGACGAGAACCGGATCTTCTGCTGTGGTTTGGATCTCTCAGATTTCTTTGATCGGGAATCTCTCTTTCGGAGCTCCGAGGCCAATCCTCAGGTTCTCAAAAGACAAAAATCCGTGAGCGAGAGATCGGCCGGGTCGTCCTCGAATTTCTCACGAAGGAGCCTGGACACGGGCCTTGCATCAGTCGGAGTGAGAACGCCACGATGGGTAGAGTTCTGGAGTGACGCAGCTGTCGATCGTCACCGTCGGAACTCATCTTCATCGTCATCCTCATCTCCGGAACGCTTTTTTTAGATGCCCAGGTCCGAAATCCCGAAATGGGTGGAGGAATACATCAAACAAATAAGATCCGATCGCTGCCACTTTTGCAATatacaagaagagaaaatataataacttttaTAGTGTTATgttaagaagagaaaataagagagcATAAAGAAGATgagttctctattttttttatatttaaatatataaaaatttgactGATGTGACATATTTTACTGGACAACTACCCCTAGCAGGactgttatatatatttgcttCATTTGGTTGTTCGAGTAGTTTGCTGATTTTATGCCATTAATCAATATTCTGATGTTGGATGTGATGGAATTGTACGAAGAGGACCAATTCACAAGTAAAAAAAGAAGCTTTCCTTTGGAAAGATTATATTTTggatttttactactatttatgtCCCTATGAACGCACTTGTGTGGCAATTGTATGGTCAGTAGCTCACCGACAACAAAGAATTTGGCAATTTTTGTCGTTTCCTATTGACAAATTTCGTGATGTGCAATGCCTTTGATGATAACTTGGTGTGACCAATTTATGAAATTCTCAATAAAAccctatatttatatatataatatatatctgaGTTGAGTTAAATGTGGCCAATTTACGAGATTCAAATATAtctataagatttttttaaagtagattTGACTTCTATTGGAAACTGGTTTCTGTCTTTTGGTGCTTTTGAGAGGATTTTATGTACAAATTCGAACCATGACAAAAAATCCATCAGGTTACTAGTTGTTTGTTTTTTACATTTGTAGCCTCTATCACAGTGAATGTTCTAAACGTTAgcatttatttaagttttagaCGCTCTGATGAtaggttatatttttttaatttggggCAAATTAAGTGGAGCAATTGATTTTCTTTTAAAGGGCCTTTTGCCAACTTTCGAACAGATTTTACTCaagtcttttaaaaaattaacaatttctGCACGTTTGACCACTAAACCCAGATCCATATAGAACAAAAACAGAGACTAaaaaaaggaggaggaggagaaaaaCAGAGACGACAAACACCAAAGTTGTATGGTATAAAATTTGCTGAAACTAATATCATTTAACATCGTTAAGAGCTACAAATGGAGGACCACGAATCGAAATTTTTTGGAGATGGAAGTGAGCTATTTATGTACAATGCAAAGGTAAATGCGGTAACCTCCACGCCTAAGAATTTTAGCTAATACAAAAACAGACAAATTTTGCAAAAACAATTCGGTGTGTAGTAGGGCAAGAGGCAGGGACTAGTGCTGAATCAACTCTGGAATAAGCTTCAGAAGAAATGCAAGCTCCCGCTCCGAGAACTGAGGCTTCGCTGCTGCCTGCAACTTCCCATCCTCTTCTCCAGCCTCGGATGGCTTTATCATCTCGGAAACTGCTTCAGTGATCTCTCTGACTAAATCGACTATCACACCGTCAATTCCCATTAGATGTTGCACGTAAACTGCTTCAGGCACGTTACTGCCACACACAAATTTCGTAATATAAGCAATCTTAAAAACCAATTCCatctcaaataaatattatagcaTAAACCAATTCCatcttaaaaagtatttaaacatGCTTACGCGTGACACACATGACATGGCTATGACATATATTCATACCGAGGCTAATTAGCAAATTCTCCATCCTAAAATTCGtgttgaaaagtaaaatgtaattttatatatatatatatatatatatatatatatttaacaaatTGGGTATGAAAAAGGTAATATTCTTTTGtagaaaaagaaaccaaaatccAACAAGGCTGCTTCATTGAAATACCAAGCAATGACCAAATCAAAGTACTCGGAGTAAAATGGACATTGGCAGGTTGAATATGACTTTGCATCACAATAGCTGAATTTTCAAGTAAGAATATGGCCAAGTTCTATCAAATTTCCTAAGCAAGAGCTTCCATGAAGTAATTGAGATATACTTGGAACGCGAAAGCTTACTTCAATTTGCCGTATGTAAGGAATGAAAGATTGGCCTCCTTGGACTGGGTCACTGCCCCTGGATTTCGAAAAACTCCCTTAACCTCTGAGACAATTCCTTGCAAACCACCCTCCAAACACAGCTTTATGGCCTCCTCCAAGGAGTTCCTCCTCACATCGTAGTAAATCTCGGTACCCCCATTTGTCAAAAAGAAGACCTGGTACCATTTATAACGACAATCACCACTTATTTAGTATAAACAAGCTAACTTGGGGAGCCCAGCAAGTCCCCtataataaagaagaaaattataaataacaaagAATGCTTACAGGGAAGGTGGTCTGTAATTTTCGAACGAGAAGTGCCGCATCTGGCTGGAAGGTCGAGAACAGAATGGCTCTGTCTTTAGCGTGCTCAAACACCACCTGTTGTTCCACAGAATCCACATAATGTTTTTAGAACCGAAACATTATTAACATTCAGCAAAAAGGTTTGTTTTTGGGGGTGGGGGATATTTATTTGTTCTAAGTAATAGAACCTGCAAAATGGCTTGGATGACATGGATGAGATAATCTGGCTGGTAGACAATGTGATCATCGAATTTCAACTCAATATTGAAGCCCAAAGAGGGTTCCACTTGCTGAAATGCCTGTTGAAGGGTACACAGAGGGTCATCCGTGTCAACATCCCACTTCAGAATTTTTCCATCTTTGGTTTTTCTCAGCAGAGTGTTTCCCTGCTTGCTGGGCTCACTTTGGGGACCATAACAAAGGAATTCTGCGAGAGAGAGTTCTGTAATCCTTCTCTCAAACACAGTACCCTGAAATGAGATTTTTCCAGAACcatatacaaaatattaaaaaacagaaAGAGAGAACAAAGTAGCTCCAAAATTAACCATGGAATATTTGTAGTAAAAAAGAGAGACGTTGCAGGaaagattaaagaaaaattctaaacataagtcCATACACAgcacactatttattttttttaattttttaatttttttattttatcaaatttttagtatataaataatgaatagaaaaattaaattaattttaaaaaaataaatctaaaaaaatttaaaaaaataaaaaatatatagtgtgtTGTATACGAAACTTATGATTAACCATGCTCAAGATTAAAATATGC
This is a stretch of genomic DNA from Carya illinoinensis cultivar Pawnee chromosome 3, C.illinoinensisPawnee_v1, whole genome shotgun sequence. It encodes these proteins:
- the LOC122302245 gene encoding glycerophosphodiester phosphodiesterase GDPD1, chloroplastic-like isoform X1, yielding MALKAVHVSDVPNLDQVPDNASLSLYSTRFPRGVEMGRGGAYRIPKFLVIGHRGHGMNVLQSSDKRMRAIKENSIASFNAASSFPIDFIEFDVQVTKDGCPVIFHDDVILSENNGTVFERRITELSLAEFLCYGPQSEPSKQGNTLLRKTKDGKILKWDVDTDDPLCTLQQAFQQVEPSLGFNIELKFDDHIVYQPDYLIHVIQAILQVVFEHAKDRAILFSTFQPDAALLVRKLQTTFPVFFLTNGGTEIYYDVRRNSLEEAIKLCLEGGLQGIVSEVKGVFRNPGAVTQSKEANLSFLTYGKLNNVPEAVYVQHLMGIDGVIVDLVREITEAVSEMIKPSEAGEEDGKLQAAAKPQFSERELAFLLKLIPELIQH
- the LOC122302245 gene encoding glycerophosphodiester phosphodiesterase GDPD1, chloroplastic-like isoform X2, with protein sequence MALKAVHVSDVPNLDQVPDNASLSLYSTRFPRGVEMGRGGAYRIPKFLVIGHRGHGMNVLQSSDKRMRAIKENSIASFNAASSFPIDFIEFDVQGTVFERRITELSLAEFLCYGPQSEPSKQGNTLLRKTKDGKILKWDVDTDDPLCTLQQAFQQVEPSLGFNIELKFDDHIVYQPDYLIHVIQAILQVVFEHAKDRAILFSTFQPDAALLVRKLQTTFPVFFLTNGGTEIYYDVRRNSLEEAIKLCLEGGLQGIVSEVKGVFRNPGAVTQSKEANLSFLTYGKLNNVPEAVYVQHLMGIDGVIVDLVREITEAVSEMIKPSEAGEEDGKLQAAAKPQFSERELAFLLKLIPELIQH